The sequence CGTCCTGATCAAGGGCGGCACGCACCTCGAGTCGGCCGCGGCCCTCGACGTGGTGGTCTTCGACAAGACCGGTACGCTGACCGAGGGCCTGCCGCGCGTGGAGCGCGTGCTGTCCCTCGCGCGTGACTACTCCGCGGCACAGGTGCTCGGGCTTGCCGCGAACGTGGAGCTGCACTCCCAGCATCCGCTTGCCCTCGCCGTGCTGGACCATGCGCGGAACCGCGCCGTGGCGATTCCGTCGCACGACGAGTGCGAGATCCTCGTGGGCCGCGGCGTGCACGCCGACTGGGAGAACAACTGCGTCCTCGTGGGAAGCCGAAAGCTCCTCACCGACTTCAGCGTCGTGGTGCCCGACCAGGTGGAGCGCTTGTACGAGCGGCTCGCCACCGCGCCCGAGACCGTCATGTACGTGGCCCACCAGAACCAGGTCATCGGGCTCATCGGGGTGCGCGACAAGGTCCGGCCCGACGCGCGGACGGCGCTCGACGAGCTCCGGCGTGCCGGCGTCGCACGGTTGCTCCTGCTCACCGGGGATGGGGAGGCGGCCGCCCGCTCCGTGGCGGAGGCGGTCGGCATCGACGAGTGGCGCTCGCAAGTGCTGCCCGAGGAGAAGTACGACGCGATTCGCGATCTGCGCCAGGGCGGCGCGCGCGTCGCCATGGTGGGCGACGGCATCAACGACGCGCCCGCCCTTGCCCTCGCCGACGTCGGCATCGCCATGGGCACGGCGGGATCCGACGTGGCGATCGAGGCGGCCGACATCGCGCTGGCGTCCGACGACATCCGCCACGTGGCGACCGTCGTCCGTCTGAGCCAACGCACGATACGCATCGTGCGTCAGAACTACGCGATTGCCCTCGGCGTCAATGCCGGCGGCCTGCTCATCGGCGCCGCGGGTCTGCTCAATCCCTTGCTGGCCGCCGCCCTGCACAACCTCAGCACACTGCTCGTCGTCGTCAACTCCACACGGTTGATCGCGTATGACCCGGCGGCGCATGGGGGTGGAACCGCGGCGGGTCGTCGCCTCGAATGCTGACGCGCCGGGCGATACTCGCCGGCTCGGTGGCCGCGGCGGTCGGTGCGCGCACCCGCGCGGCGGCGCAGGATCCGTCACCGGCGCCACCGTGCCCGGTCGCGCGGATCGCCCTCGTGGCGGCGGCGAATCAGTACGGCAGCATCGCGCAGCAGCTCGGCGGACGGTGCGCCGAGGTCACGAGCATCATCAGCAACCCGAACACCGATCCGCACGAGTTTCAGACCGACATCGCGGTGGCGCGCGCGTATCAGCGGGCGGAGCTCGTCGTCGACAACGGGCTCGGGTACGACGACTTCTCCCGCAAGATCGTCGCGACGCTGCGCCGGAAACCGATCGTCGTCACGGCGGGTGACGTGGTGGGGCTCAAGGCGGGCGATAATCCCCACGTCTGGTACGACCCACAGTACATCGACCGTGTCGCGGAGGCACTGACGGAGGCGTTCGAGCGCCTGCGCCCCGCCGCGGCGGCGTACTTCGGCGCGCAGGCCCGCGGGTTCGCAGAGAGCCTGCGGCCGTATCGGTCCGCGATCGAGACCATCCGTCGGGGCTTCGCGGGGACGCCGATCGGCGCCACCGAGTCCATCTTCGTTTACATGGCGCGGGCCACCGGGTTGGCGCTCGTCACGCCGCCGAAGTTCATGGCCGCGGTGGCCGAGGGGGCGCAGCCGAGCGTGGCCGACATGATCGCGTTCCACACCCAGATCGAGCAACGGCAGATCCGTGTGCTCGTCTACAACGCCCAGACGGTGACGAACCTGACGCGGGAACTCCAGGAGCGAGCGCGGGCCGCTGGCGTTCCCGTCGTCGGCATCTCGGAAACGCTCGTGCCGCCGACGGCAACCTTTCAAGCGTGGCAGGTCAGGCAGCTCGAGGCCGTGCGCCTCGCCCTCGGCGGAGGCGCGCGGTAACGTGACCGACGCCGCCCCGGCGATCGTGCTCGACGCGGTGACCGTCACCCTCGGCGGTCGCCGGATCTGGGCCGAGGCGAGCTTTCGCATCGAGCCCGGCGAGGTCGTGGCCGTGATCGGCGCCAACGGATCCGGCAAGTCGACGCTGCTGCGACTGATCCTCGGACAGATCGCCCCGAGCGCGGGCCGCGTCGCCGTCCTCGGGTCGCCACCTCGCCGCGGAAACCGATCGATCGGACTCGTGCCCCAGCGCCGGGACCTCGGCGCCGGCGTCGCCTTGCGCGGACGCGATCTGGTGGTCCTGGGCACGAACGGACATCGCTGGGGATTCGGCAAGCTCAAGCCCGACGAGGCTGAGCGAGTCGAGCGGGCGCTCGAGGCCGTCGGCGCGACCGAGTTCGCCGACGAGCCGGTCGAGCGCCTGTCCGGCGGCCAGCAGCAGCGGCTGTTCATCGCCCAGGCCCTTTGCGAGGGCGTCGCCATCCTGCTGCTGGACGAGCCGCTGGCGAGCCTGGATCTGCGAAGCCAGGGCGAAGTCGTCGGCGTCGTCGCCGACATCAACCGGAAGCGCAAGGTGACCACGCTCGTGGTCACGCACGATCTGAATCCGCTCCTGCCGATCCTGCATCGCGTCGTCTACATCCTTGACGGACGTCCGCGCTGCGGCGCGGTCGAGGCCGTGGTCACCCCGGGGACGCTCTCGGCGCTGTACGGGACCCCGGTGCAGGTGCTCCAGGCGGCCGGGGGCGATCGATTCGTGCGGGTCGCGTGAGGCGATGCAGTCCTGGTCGGCGCTCTTCGACTACGACTTCATGCGCCATGCGTTCGCGGCGGGAACGATCGTGGGCGTGACCGCGGGCGCGATGGGCTACTTCGTCGTCCTTCG is a genomic window of Candidatus Eisenbacteria bacterium containing:
- a CDS encoding ATP-binding cassette domain-containing protein — protein: MTDAAPAIVLDAVTVTLGGRRIWAEASFRIEPGEVVAVIGANGSGKSTLLRLILGQIAPSAGRVAVLGSPPRRGNRSIGLVPQRRDLGAGVALRGRDLVVLGTNGHRWGFGKLKPDEAERVERALEAVGATEFADEPVERLSGGQQQRLFIAQALCEGVAILLLDEPLASLDLRSQGEVVGVVADINRKRKVTTLVVTHDLNPLLPILHRVVYILDGRPRCGAVEAVVTPGTLSALYGTPVQVLQAAGGDRFVRVA
- a CDS encoding zinc ABC transporter substrate-binding protein, which translates into the protein MLTRRAILAGSVAAAVGARTRAAAQDPSPAPPCPVARIALVAAANQYGSIAQQLGGRCAEVTSIISNPNTDPHEFQTDIAVARAYQRAELVVDNGLGYDDFSRKIVATLRRKPIVVTAGDVVGLKAGDNPHVWYDPQYIDRVAEALTEAFERLRPAAAAYFGAQARGFAESLRPYRSAIETIRRGFAGTPIGATESIFVYMARATGLALVTPPKFMAAVAEGAQPSVADMIAFHTQIEQRQIRVLVYNAQTVTNLTRELQERARAAGVPVVGISETLVPPTATFQAWQVRQLEAVRLALGGGAR